A DNA window from Terriglobia bacterium contains the following coding sequences:
- a CDS encoding NADH-quinone oxidoreductase subunit C — MPLAAAITDVEQLKDRPELARLLAWRADAVEGAKFDRGELGVYIARTAIREACAILRDDPELKFNFLSDLTCVDWYPSQPRFEVVYHLFSMPRIARVRLKVRLGGDDPTLESITSVWPAANFFEREVFDLFGIRFEGHPYLRRIMMPEQWEGHPLRKDYPVEGYR; from the coding sequence ATGCCGCTGGCGGCCGCCATCACCGACGTGGAGCAACTGAAAGACCGCCCCGAGCTGGCGCGCCTGCTGGCGTGGCGTGCCGACGCGGTGGAAGGCGCCAAGTTCGATCGTGGCGAGCTCGGCGTGTACATCGCGCGCACCGCCATCCGCGAGGCGTGCGCCATCCTGCGCGACGATCCCGAGTTGAAATTCAATTTTCTCTCCGACCTGACCTGCGTGGACTGGTATCCGTCGCAGCCGCGCTTCGAAGTCGTGTATCACCTTTTCTCCATGCCGCGGATCGCGCGCGTGCGGCTGAAGGTGAGGCTGGGCGGCGACGATCCCACCTTAGAGTCGATTACTTCCGTGTGGCCGGCGGCCAACTTCTTCGAGCGTGAAGTCTTTGACCTGTTCGGCATCCGCTTCGAAGGGCATCCTTACCTGCGCCGCATCATGATGCCGGAGCAATGGGAAGGCCATCCGCTGCGGAAGGATTATCCCGTCGAGGGCTACCGCTGA
- the nuoD gene encoding NADH dehydrogenase (quinone) subunit D produces MGHLPHIASLEETGDRTMILNMGPQHPSTHGVLRLILEIDGESVVRMMPDIGYLHTGIEKTYEAKFYQQCVPLADRMDYLAPFSNELGFVLAVEKLLGIEAPPRAQWMRVLMNELTRLNSHLVWLGTHAMDIGALSMMLYCFREREDILRLYEALAGQRMFDSYFRVGGLSMEPPLGFFERVKTFADRFPAKVDEYEDLLTANPIWVRRTKGIAHMTAEDAIALGASGPTLRASGVDIDLRRDAPYSGYEKFQFKVPVSTVGDVFARYICRVQEMRESTKIIQQCLAGVPEGPIKADAPKIVLPDREKMKTQMEALIYHFKIITEGFTVPPGEVYMATESPRGELGFYIVSDGTAKPYRVHVRAPSFANLQTLPKMCEGRLIADVVAAIGSIDIVLGDVDR; encoded by the coding sequence ATGGGACACCTTCCCCATATCGCCTCGCTGGAAGAAACCGGCGATCGGACCATGATCCTCAACATGGGTCCGCAGCATCCCTCGACGCACGGCGTGCTGCGCCTGATCCTGGAGATCGACGGCGAGAGCGTGGTCCGCATGATGCCCGATATCGGATACCTGCACACGGGCATTGAAAAGACTTACGAAGCCAAGTTCTACCAGCAGTGCGTGCCGTTGGCCGACCGCATGGATTACCTGGCGCCGTTCAGCAACGAACTCGGGTTCGTTCTGGCGGTGGAAAAGCTGCTGGGCATCGAGGCGCCGCCGCGGGCGCAATGGATGCGCGTGCTCATGAACGAGCTCACGCGCCTGAACTCGCACCTGGTGTGGCTGGGCACGCACGCCATGGACATCGGCGCGCTCTCCATGATGCTGTACTGCTTCCGCGAACGCGAGGACATCCTGCGGCTGTACGAAGCGCTCGCCGGCCAGCGCATGTTCGATTCCTACTTCCGCGTGGGCGGGCTCAGCATGGAGCCACCGCTCGGGTTCTTCGAGCGCGTAAAGACTTTCGCCGACCGGTTCCCTGCCAAGGTTGACGAATACGAGGATCTGCTGACCGCCAATCCCATCTGGGTGCGGCGCACCAAGGGCATCGCGCACATGACCGCCGAGGACGCCATCGCGCTCGGCGCCAGCGGCCCCACCTTGCGCGCCAGTGGCGTGGACATTGACCTGCGCCGCGACGCGCCTTATTCCGGATACGAGAAATTCCAGTTCAAAGTGCCGGTGTCGACTGTCGGCGATGTGTTCGCGCGCTACATATGCCGCGTGCAGGAGATGCGCGAGTCCACCAAGATTATTCAGCAATGTCTCGCCGGTGTGCCCGAAGGGCCGATCAAGGCAGACGCACCGAAGATCGTGCTGCCCGATCGCGAAAAGATGAAAACGCAGATGGAAGCCCTGATCTATCACTTCAAGATCATCACCGAGGGCTTCACCGTTCCGCCGGGCGAGGTGTACATGGCGACGGAATCGCCGCGCGGCGAACTGGGCTTCTACATCGTCAGCGATGGCACGGCCAAGCCCTACCGCGTGCACGTGCGCGCGCCCTCGTTCGCGAATTTGCAGACGCTGCCGAAAATGTGCGAAGGGCGGCTGATTGCTGACGTGGTGGCGGCAATTGGAAGCATTGATATTGTTTTGGGCGACGTGGACCGCTGA